From a region of the Bradyrhizobium diazoefficiens genome:
- a CDS encoding AGE family epimerase/isomerase produces MADVGNIAADEAADVVARLKRRMIDEALPLWSTVGWDHAAGGFIDRLHRDGTADPAAPRRVFVQARQIYCYAKAAQMGWYPEGRTIALKGLEHLLAKAKAPDGRPGYVHRLTPEGAVLDGRRDAYDHAFILFALSTVYALDQDAQVRAEIDALLAFLDGHLRSPHGGVHEGLPVSLPRRQNPHMHLFEAMIACFEATHDLSFQNRAGEFFALFLANLYDKQKRILTEYFEEDWSKIEPVSVEPGHQAEWVWLLKGFERITGCPTGQRRAELLATALRYRDEATGCLFDEGDATGNIRRSTRRLWPQTEIAKAWIAQAESGEAGAADEARAALARFERYYLSHPVKGGWYDQFDRDGKSLVDTIPASSFYHVLCAVTEAEQVLES; encoded by the coding sequence ATGGCGGACGTAGGAAACATTGCGGCGGACGAGGCTGCGGATGTCGTCGCGCGCCTGAAACGGCGCATGATCGACGAGGCGCTGCCGCTGTGGTCGACGGTCGGCTGGGATCACGCCGCAGGCGGTTTCATCGACCGGCTGCACCGCGACGGCACCGCGGATCCGGCCGCGCCGCGACGCGTGTTCGTGCAGGCCCGCCAGATCTATTGCTACGCCAAGGCTGCGCAGATGGGCTGGTATCCCGAGGGGCGCACAATCGCGCTGAAGGGACTTGAGCATCTTCTGGCCAAAGCCAAGGCGCCCGACGGCCGGCCCGGCTATGTGCACCGGCTGACGCCGGAGGGCGCGGTGCTGGACGGCCGGCGCGATGCTTACGACCACGCCTTCATCCTGTTTGCTCTCTCGACCGTTTACGCGCTCGACCAGGACGCGCAGGTTCGTGCCGAGATCGACGCGCTGCTCGCTTTCCTCGACGGCCATCTCCGCTCGCCGCATGGGGGCGTGCACGAAGGCCTTCCGGTCTCGCTGCCGCGCCGGCAGAACCCGCATATGCATCTGTTCGAGGCGATGATCGCGTGCTTCGAGGCGACACACGATCTGTCGTTCCAGAATCGTGCTGGCGAATTCTTCGCACTGTTCCTGGCCAATCTCTACGATAAGCAGAAGCGTATCCTGACGGAGTATTTCGAGGAGGACTGGTCGAAGATCGAGCCGGTCAGCGTCGAGCCGGGGCACCAGGCGGAATGGGTCTGGCTGCTGAAAGGTTTCGAACGCATCACGGGCTGCCCGACCGGGCAACGGCGCGCTGAGCTCCTGGCGACCGCGCTGCGCTATCGCGACGAGGCGACGGGCTGCCTGTTCGATGAGGGCGACGCCACCGGCAATATCCGCCGCAGCACGCGCCGGCTGTGGCCGCAGACCGAGATCGCGAAGGCCTGGATCGCGCAAGCCGAATCCGGCGAGGCGGGCGCGGCGGATGAGGCGCGTGCGGCGTTGGCGCGCTTCGAACGGTATTATCTCAGCCATCCCGTGAAGGGCGGCTGGTACGACCAGTTCGATCGCGACGGCAAATCGCTTGTCGACACCATTCCTGCGTCGTCGTTCTATCATGTTCTCTGCGCAGTCACGGAAGCGGAGCAGGTGCTGGAAAGTTAA
- a CDS encoding ABC transporter substrate-binding protein: MTMKSLLSTASLAIAIAAFSSGAQAQIAIGHLADYSGGTSDVGTPYGQAVADTFAWVNKNGGIGGKQLNVDTNDYGYQVPRAIALYKKWSAPDSKVAAIMGWGTADTEALTGFLAQDKIPDMSGSYAAALTDPEGVSGKAKPAPYNFFYGPSYSDSLRAMLMWAAEDWKAKGKSGKPKFVHMGANHPYPNAPKAAGEAMAKELGFEVLPPLVFALAPGDYSAQCLSLKSSGANYAYLGNTAASNISVMKACKTAGVEIQFMGNVWGMDENAAKTAGDAANGVIFPLRTAVSWGGDAPGMKTVMEISKMSDPTGKVYRPVHYVAAVCSALYMKEAIDWAAKNGGATGENVAKGFYQKKDWVPAGMDGVCNPSTWTDKDHRGTLKVDLYRTKISGATDGDLNDLMAKGTIKLEKVKTVELPRKPELLGW; encoded by the coding sequence ATGACCATGAAGTCACTTTTGAGCACCGCATCGCTCGCGATCGCGATCGCCGCATTTTCGTCCGGCGCGCAGGCGCAGATCGCGATCGGGCACCTCGCCGACTATTCCGGCGGCACCTCGGACGTTGGCACGCCCTATGGCCAGGCCGTCGCCGATACCTTCGCCTGGGTCAACAAGAACGGCGGCATCGGCGGCAAGCAGCTCAACGTCGACACCAACGACTATGGCTACCAGGTGCCGCGCGCAATCGCGCTCTACAAGAAGTGGTCGGCGCCGGACAGCAAGGTCGCCGCGATCATGGGCTGGGGCACCGCCGATACCGAGGCGCTGACCGGCTTCCTCGCCCAGGACAAGATCCCCGACATGTCGGGATCCTATGCCGCTGCCCTCACCGATCCCGAAGGCGTCAGCGGCAAGGCCAAGCCCGCGCCCTACAACTTCTTCTATGGCCCGAGCTATTCGGACTCGCTGCGTGCGATGCTGATGTGGGCCGCCGAGGATTGGAAGGCCAAGGGCAAGTCCGGCAAGCCGAAATTCGTGCACATGGGCGCAAACCATCCCTATCCGAACGCGCCGAAGGCGGCCGGTGAAGCGATGGCGAAGGAGCTCGGCTTCGAGGTGCTGCCGCCGCTGGTGTTCGCGCTCGCGCCGGGTGACTACAGCGCGCAGTGCCTGAGCTTGAAATCCTCGGGTGCCAACTACGCCTATCTCGGCAACACCGCCGCCTCCAACATCTCGGTGATGAAGGCCTGCAAGACCGCCGGCGTCGAGATCCAGTTCATGGGCAATGTCTGGGGCATGGACGAGAACGCCGCCAAGACCGCGGGCGATGCCGCCAACGGCGTGATCTTCCCCTTGCGTACGGCGGTGAGCTGGGGCGGCGATGCGCCCGGCATGAAGACGGTGATGGAGATCTCGAAGATGTCCGATCCCACCGGCAAGGTCTACCGCCCCGTGCACTACGTCGCGGCCGTCTGCTCGGCGCTGTACATGAAGGAGGCGATCGACTGGGCTGCCAAGAACGGCGGCGCCACCGGCGAGAACGTCGCCAAGGGCTTCTACCAGAAGAAGGATTGGGTGCCGGCCGGAATGGACGGCGTCTGCAATCCCTCGACCTGGACCGACAAGGACCATCGCGGCACGCTGAAGGTCGATCTCTATCGCACCAAAATCTCCGGCGCGACCGACGGCGACCTCAACGACCTCATGGCCAAGGGCACGATCAAGCTCGAGAAGGTCAAGACCGTCGAGCTGCCGCGCAAGCCGGAATTGCTGGGCTGGTGA
- a CDS encoding ABC transporter ATP-binding protein — protein sequence MTQTAEATRPSPGIVPASSLLSVRNIEVVYDDVILVLRGLSLDVPKGAIVALLGANGAGKSTTLKAISGLLKTEDGEVTRGEILFGGERINGIDPDKIVRRGIFQVMEGRRIVADMTSLENLKLGAFTRRDREVDADLDMVFNYFPRLKERTGLAGYLSGGEQQMLAIGRALMARPKMILMDEPSMGLSPLLVKEVFSIIQKINRDLGVTILLVEQNARAALSVASHGYIMEQGKVVLDGTADELRDNEDVKEFYLGGAGDQRKSFKNLKSFKRRKRWL from the coding sequence ATGACCCAGACTGCCGAAGCAACGCGCCCCTCCCCCGGCATCGTCCCCGCGTCGTCCCTGCTCAGCGTGCGCAACATCGAGGTCGTCTATGACGACGTGATCCTGGTGCTGCGCGGCCTCAGCCTCGATGTGCCCAAGGGCGCGATCGTGGCGCTGCTGGGCGCCAACGGCGCCGGCAAGTCGACGACGCTGAAGGCGATCTCGGGGCTGCTCAAGACCGAGGACGGCGAGGTCACGCGCGGCGAGATCCTGTTCGGGGGCGAGCGCATCAACGGCATCGACCCCGACAAGATCGTCCGCCGCGGCATCTTCCAGGTCATGGAGGGCCGGCGCATCGTCGCCGACATGACGTCGCTGGAGAACCTCAAGCTCGGTGCCTTCACCCGCAGGGACCGCGAGGTCGATGCCGATCTCGACATGGTCTTCAACTACTTTCCCCGCCTGAAGGAGCGCACCGGGCTTGCCGGCTATCTCTCCGGTGGCGAGCAGCAGATGCTCGCGATCGGCCGCGCACTGATGGCGCGCCCGAAGATGATCCTGATGGACGAGCCCTCGATGGGCCTGTCGCCGCTGCTGGTGAAGGAGGTGTTCTCGATCATCCAGAAGATCAACCGCGACCTCGGCGTCACCATCCTGCTGGTCGAGCAGAACGCGCGCGCCGCGCTGTCGGTGGCGAGCCATGGCTACATCATGGAGCAGGGCAAGGTCGTGCTCGACGGCACTGCCGACGAATTGCGCGACAACGAGGACGTCAAGGAATTCTACCTCGGCGGCGCCGGCGACCAGCGCAAGAGCTTCAAGAACCTGAAGAGCTTCAAGCGGCGCAAGCGATGGTTATAG
- a CDS encoding N-acetylneuraminate synthase family protein, producing the protein MTSPKQPAPVRIGNRLLGDGEPCYVIAEIGNNHNGDFDRAIALVDAAVAAGVDCAKFQMRKLDEVYRASSLSGKDDDLAVEYTLDLLRRFELPTAQQKKIAEYCAAKGIQYLCTPWDASSVAVLEGFGVEAYKVASADLTNLPLLAHLAATGKALIVSTGMSTTDEIKAAAKFLDERDASYVLLHCQSTYPAALHNIHLRFMETLREIHPVVGYSGHERGIAVSTAAVALGAVVIERHITLDREMEGPDHAASLEPEEFKALVSAIREVEAARGEKRAERALSQGELINRENLAKSLVAARDLSAGTVITEADIAVKSPGQGLSPLKMPALLGRKLTRTMAADDYFFQSDLDESAAKARRFRFDRPWGVPVRYHDAERFLEICQPDIIEFHLSYSDMERDPAAYLSGTYDLGFVVHAPELFAGSKLMDLATPDEALRRYSLEQTQAVIDITRGLKKFFPRTKRPPIVANIGGFTMDEPLPPEEKAERYRIFAQSLTELDMDGVELTPQTMAPFPWHFGGQRHQNIFIFPDESAAFCAKHGLRMCVDISHTKLAANHFGFNFAQGLAQLGPHTAHLHFGDAKGLDGEGLQIGEGEIDFDEIGQVLRKHARTASFIPEIWQGHKNMGEGFWTALERLEGHI; encoded by the coding sequence ATGACATCGCCTAAACAGCCTGCTCCGGTCCGCATCGGCAACCGTCTTCTGGGCGACGGCGAACCCTGCTACGTCATCGCCGAGATCGGCAACAATCATAATGGCGACTTCGACCGCGCCATTGCGCTGGTCGATGCCGCGGTCGCGGCCGGGGTCGATTGCGCCAAATTCCAGATGCGTAAGCTCGATGAGGTCTATCGTGCATCGAGCTTGTCGGGCAAGGATGACGACCTTGCCGTCGAATATACGCTCGATCTGTTGCGGCGCTTCGAGCTTCCGACCGCGCAGCAGAAGAAGATCGCCGAGTATTGCGCGGCGAAGGGCATCCAATATCTCTGCACGCCCTGGGACGCGAGCAGCGTCGCCGTGCTCGAAGGTTTCGGCGTAGAGGCCTACAAGGTCGCCTCGGCCGACCTCACCAACCTGCCGCTGTTGGCGCACCTCGCCGCCACCGGCAAGGCGCTGATCGTTTCGACCGGCATGAGCACGACGGACGAGATCAAGGCCGCGGCGAAATTCCTCGACGAGCGCGATGCCAGCTACGTGCTCCTGCATTGCCAAAGCACCTATCCGGCCGCGCTCCACAACATCCATCTGCGCTTCATGGAAACGCTGCGCGAGATTCATCCGGTCGTAGGCTATTCGGGTCACGAGCGCGGTATCGCCGTTTCGACCGCCGCCGTGGCGCTCGGCGCCGTGGTGATCGAACGCCACATCACGCTCGACCGCGAGATGGAAGGCCCTGACCATGCCGCGAGCCTCGAGCCCGAGGAGTTCAAGGCCCTCGTCTCGGCCATCCGCGAGGTCGAGGCGGCGCGCGGCGAGAAGCGGGCCGAGCGCGCGCTGAGCCAGGGCGAGCTCATCAACCGCGAAAACCTCGCCAAGAGCCTGGTGGCCGCGCGCGACCTTTCGGCCGGCACCGTGATCACCGAGGCCGACATCGCGGTGAAGAGCCCGGGACAGGGCCTGTCACCGCTGAAGATGCCGGCTCTGCTCGGCCGCAAGCTGACGCGGACCATGGCGGCCGACGACTATTTCTTCCAGAGCGACCTCGATGAAAGCGCGGCAAAGGCACGGCGGTTCCGCTTCGATCGTCCCTGGGGCGTGCCGGTTCGCTATCACGACGCCGAGCGCTTCCTGGAGATCTGCCAGCCCGACATCATCGAATTCCATCTCAGCTACAGCGACATGGAGCGTGATCCCGCGGCTTATCTCTCCGGCACGTACGATCTCGGCTTCGTCGTGCATGCGCCTGAGCTGTTTGCCGGCTCCAAGCTGATGGACCTCGCAACGCCGGACGAGGCGCTGCGACGCTATTCACTGGAGCAAACGCAAGCGGTGATCGACATTACCCGCGGCCTGAAAAAGTTCTTTCCCCGGACCAAGCGTCCGCCCATCGTCGCCAATATCGGCGGCTTCACCATGGACGAGCCGCTGCCGCCGGAGGAGAAGGCCGAGCGCTACCGCATCTTCGCGCAGAGCTTGACCGAGCTCGACATGGACGGCGTCGAGCTGACGCCGCAGACTATGGCGCCGTTCCCCTGGCATTTTGGCGGCCAGCGCCACCAGAACATCTTCATCTTCCCGGACGAGTCGGCGGCATTCTGCGCCAAGCACGGTTTGCGCATGTGCGTCGACATCTCGCATACGAAACTCGCCGCCAATCATTTCGGCTTCAACTTCGCGCAAGGTCTCGCCCAGCTCGGGCCGCACACCGCGCATCTGCATTTCGGCGACGCCAAGGGACTAGACGGCGAAGGCCTCCAGATCGGCGAAGGCGAGATCGATTTCGACGAGATCGGACAGGTGCTGCGCAAGCATGCGCGGACCGCCTCATTCATTCCCGAGATATGGCAGGGCCACAAGAACATGGGCGAAGGTTTCTGGACCGCGCTCGAGCGTCTCGAAGGACATATCTGA
- a CDS encoding branched-chain amino acid ABC transporter permease gives MAGPALIPAGDFRTSYAADTTIFPTTTSRNFAIAGVLALCLVPQFLGGYWLSILIQIGIFSIAALGLNILVGFTGQISIGHAAFFLLGAFTSAYISNNAPIPVFFAIPLAGVVTALVGLIFGIPAARLKGLYLVIATLAAQYILLDFFSRAEWFSGGSVPASAEPFSIFGYTLRGDRQYFYVVLAYVLLSYILVTNLMRTRDGRALVAIRDHYLSAEIMGINLTKYRTLSFGLAAFFAGIAGALYAHYQLVVSQEGFGIERSILFLAMIIIGGTGSVMGTLMGTAFVVLLPESMEFISLHLKGGAIDKALSLNTNITFLREIAIGVIIIAFLMFEPDGLAHRWRQIKAYWKLYPFSH, from the coding sequence ATGGCCGGCCCTGCCCTCATCCCTGCTGGTGATTTCCGCACCTCCTATGCGGCCGACACCACGATCTTCCCGACCACGACCAGCCGCAACTTTGCGATCGCCGGCGTGCTCGCGCTGTGCCTCGTGCCACAATTCCTCGGCGGGTACTGGCTCAGCATCCTGATCCAGATCGGCATCTTCTCGATTGCGGCGCTCGGCCTCAACATCCTGGTTGGCTTCACCGGCCAGATCTCGATCGGACATGCCGCCTTCTTCCTGCTCGGCGCCTTCACCTCGGCCTACATCTCCAACAACGCACCGATCCCGGTGTTCTTCGCCATCCCGCTCGCGGGCGTCGTCACCGCGCTGGTCGGGCTGATCTTCGGCATCCCGGCGGCGCGCCTGAAGGGGCTCTATCTCGTCATCGCAACGCTGGCCGCGCAATACATCCTGCTCGACTTCTTTTCCCGCGCCGAATGGTTCTCCGGCGGTTCGGTGCCGGCGAGCGCGGAGCCCTTTTCGATATTCGGCTATACGCTGCGCGGCGACAGACAGTATTTCTATGTCGTGCTGGCCTATGTGCTCTTGAGCTACATCCTCGTCACCAATCTGATGCGCACCCGCGACGGCCGCGCGCTGGTGGCGATCCGCGACCATTATCTCTCGGCCGAGATCATGGGCATCAACCTGACGAAATACCGCACGCTGTCGTTCGGACTCGCCGCCTTCTTCGCCGGCATCGCCGGCGCGCTCTACGCGCACTACCAGCTCGTGGTGTCGCAGGAGGGTTTCGGCATCGAGCGCTCGATCCTGTTCCTGGCCATGATCATCATCGGCGGCACCGGCTCGGTCATGGGCACGCTGATGGGCACCGCCTTCGTGGTGCTGCTGCCGGAGTCCATGGAATTCATCAGCCTGCACCTGAAGGGCGGCGCGATCGACAAGGCGCTGTCGCTCAACACCAACATCACCTTCCTGCGCGAGATCGCCATCGGGGTGATCATCATCGCGTTCCTGATGTTCGAGCCTGACGGGCTCGCGCATCGCTGGCGGCAGATCAAGGCCTACTGGAAACTCTACCCGTTCTCGCATTGA
- a CDS encoding CBS domain-containing protein translates to MLERTLVTIAETETIEEAFRRLNANMLGILFAQDASGRIVGAVTDGDIRRRMLTGTTIQDRVATCINRNFVWARTGGPREQILKLLDQRVHVVPILDGDGRLVDVFSRELFNLSEESEVFARARSPVRISFSGGGTDLTHYFVANDGGAVINATIKMYAHATLRRRSDSSIRIYSHDFRRTIEADSLAELGTDGDLALIKSVVRLIKPTYGFELEVSADFPVGSGLGGSAVVTSAIIGCFNEFRSDQWDRHEIAEMAFQAERLMLNIPGGWQDQYATVFGGFNHMEFFSDQNTIVPLRLDPNIIAELEESLVLCYTGSGRDSGAIHRDQKAQHETSDAVAAAAKQKEVTRDIRRHLLRGQLLECGRLIDEAWHAKRKLSSKISSDAIDAMYDFAKQHGAVGGKLLGAGGGGYFMFFVRPFERYQLIAALEQQGHSCSRIMFEENGLRTWKSRFPARFA, encoded by the coding sequence GTGCTTGAACGAACCCTCGTCACCATCGCCGAGACCGAGACCATTGAGGAAGCCTTCCGGCGCCTGAACGCGAACATGCTCGGCATCCTGTTCGCACAGGACGCGAGCGGACGAATCGTGGGCGCGGTGACGGACGGCGACATCCGCAGGCGCATGCTGACCGGCACCACGATCCAGGACCGGGTTGCAACCTGCATCAACCGCAACTTCGTCTGGGCGCGGACCGGCGGTCCGCGCGAGCAGATCCTCAAGCTGCTCGACCAGCGTGTGCACGTGGTGCCCATCCTCGACGGTGACGGGCGGCTCGTCGACGTGTTCAGCCGCGAGCTGTTCAACCTGTCCGAAGAGAGCGAGGTGTTCGCGCGCGCCCGCTCGCCGGTGCGGATCAGCTTCTCCGGCGGCGGCACCGACCTGACGCACTATTTCGTGGCGAATGACGGCGGCGCGGTCATCAACGCCACGATCAAGATGTACGCTCACGCGACGTTGCGGCGCCGGAGCGATTCCAGCATCCGGATCTATTCGCACGATTTCCGCCGCACGATCGAGGCCGATAGTCTCGCAGAACTCGGGACGGACGGCGATCTTGCGTTGATCAAGTCCGTCGTGCGTTTGATCAAGCCGACTTACGGGTTCGAGCTCGAAGTCTCCGCCGACTTCCCGGTCGGCTCCGGCCTCGGCGGCTCTGCGGTGGTCACCTCCGCCATCATCGGCTGCTTCAACGAATTCCGCAGCGACCAGTGGGACCGCCACGAGATCGCGGAGATGGCGTTCCAGGCCGAGCGGCTGATGCTCAACATCCCCGGGGGCTGGCAGGATCAGTACGCCACCGTGTTCGGCGGCTTCAATCACATGGAGTTCTTCTCCGACCAGAACACGATCGTGCCGCTTCGGCTCGACCCCAACATCATCGCCGAGCTCGAGGAGAGTCTGGTGCTCTGCTACACCGGCTCGGGCCGCGATTCCGGCGCCATCCATCGCGACCAGAAGGCACAGCACGAGACCAGCGATGCCGTCGCCGCGGCCGCCAAGCAGAAGGAAGTGACGCGCGATATCCGCCGGCATCTCCTGCGCGGCCAGCTCCTGGAGTGCGGCCGGCTGATCGACGAGGCCTGGCACGCCAAACGCAAGCTGAGCTCGAAGATCTCGTCTGACGCGATCGATGCGATGTACGATTTCGCCAAGCAGCATGGCGCGGTCGGCGGCAAGCTGCTGGGCGCCGGCGGCGGCGGCTACTTCATGTTCTTCGTACGTCCGTTCGAGCGCTACCAGCTCATCGCTGCGCTGGAACAACAGGGACATAGCTGTTCGCGCATCATGTTCGAAGAGAACGGGCTGCGGACGTGGAAGTCGCGCTTTCCCGCGCGATTCGCCTGA
- a CDS encoding acylneuraminate cytidylyltransferase family protein — MARKTLAVIAARGGSKGIPHKNLLDLCGKPLIAWTVEQARAARGVDVVAVSSDSDQILAAAEAAGAVGVRRPDDISGDLASSESAWLHALEAVDARLGRFERIVALQATSPIREPADIENALATFDREQLDSLLSVCEVEDYFNWRIGASGPEPINYDYHNRRMRQQIEKRYLENGSFYVLIPSLLREQNNRLGGKIGFHVMERHKMFQIDRPEDVKLCGAIMRSYGYA; from the coding sequence ATGGCGCGCAAGACGCTGGCCGTGATCGCCGCGCGCGGCGGCTCGAAGGGCATCCCGCACAAGAACCTGCTCGATCTCTGCGGCAAGCCGCTGATCGCGTGGACGGTCGAGCAGGCGCGCGCGGCGCGGGGCGTCGACGTGGTGGCGGTCTCTTCGGACAGCGACCAGATTCTCGCAGCAGCGGAAGCTGCCGGCGCCGTCGGCGTGCGGCGGCCCGACGACATTTCCGGCGACCTCGCCTCCTCCGAATCCGCCTGGCTGCACGCGCTCGAAGCCGTCGACGCGCGGCTCGGGCGCTTCGAGCGCATTGTCGCGCTCCAGGCAACCTCACCGATCCGCGAGCCCGCGGACATCGAAAACGCGCTTGCGACCTTCGACCGTGAGCAGCTCGACAGCCTGCTCTCGGTTTGCGAGGTCGAGGATTACTTCAACTGGCGGATCGGCGCGAGCGGACCGGAGCCAATCAACTACGACTATCACAACCGCCGCATGCGGCAGCAGATCGAGAAGCGCTACCTGGAAAATGGCTCCTTCTACGTGTTGATTCCTTCACTCCTGCGCGAACAGAACAATCGTCTCGGCGGCAAGATCGGTTTTCACGTGATGGAGCGCCACAAGATGTTCCAGATCGACCGCCCCGAAGACGTCAAGCTCTGTGGCGCCATCATGCGCAGTTACGGCTATGCCTGA
- a CDS encoding AMP-binding protein — MTTHYDARETREPAAREADLFSRLPEVLRVAMTAPAYAERLKGLDPAAVTSRAALAGLPVLRKSELPSLHRASAPFGGFVAAPPGSFARLFTSPGPIFEPEGRQADPWRGARALFAAGFRPDDIVLNTFSYHLTPGGFIFDASARALGCAVIPAGPGNAEQQFELIEAYRPVGYSGTPDFLKILLDAAASSGRDVSSIKRALVSGAAFPPSLQAEIKARGIDAYQAFGTADLGLIAFETEAREGMVVNEDLILEIVKPGTGDPVAPGDVGEIVVTSLDPHHPWIRLALGDLTAALPGVSRCGRTNLRIKGWMGRADQTTKVKGMFVRPEQIVEIGKRHSALGRLRLVVTRRGESDAMTLRAETPAASDALREEVAASLRAVTKLGGNVELVGPGVLPNDGKMIADER, encoded by the coding sequence ATGACCACCCATTACGACGCCCGCGAGACGCGTGAGCCAGCAGCGCGCGAGGCCGATCTGTTCTCCCGCCTGCCGGAGGTGCTGCGAGTCGCGATGACCGCCCCGGCCTATGCCGAGCGGCTGAAAGGTCTCGATCCCGCTGCCGTGACCTCCAGGGCGGCGCTTGCGGGCCTGCCGGTGTTGCGCAAGTCGGAACTGCCCTCCCTACACAGAGCCTCCGCGCCCTTCGGAGGCTTCGTGGCGGCGCCTCCGGGCTCATTCGCCCGCCTTTTCACCTCCCCCGGCCCGATCTTCGAGCCGGAGGGACGGCAGGCCGATCCCTGGCGCGGCGCAAGGGCACTGTTCGCGGCCGGGTTCCGCCCCGATGACATCGTCCTCAACACGTTCAGCTACCATCTCACCCCTGGTGGTTTCATCTTCGATGCCTCGGCCCGTGCGCTCGGCTGCGCCGTGATCCCGGCCGGGCCCGGCAATGCTGAACAGCAATTCGAGTTGATCGAGGCCTACCGCCCGGTTGGCTACAGCGGCACGCCGGACTTCCTGAAGATATTGCTCGATGCCGCAGCGAGCTCGGGCCGGGACGTCTCCTCGATCAAGCGCGCGCTGGTCTCGGGCGCTGCGTTTCCGCCCTCGCTCCAGGCCGAGATCAAGGCGCGCGGAATCGACGCCTACCAGGCCTTCGGCACCGCCGATCTCGGCCTCATCGCGTTCGAGACCGAGGCGCGCGAGGGCATGGTCGTGAACGAGGACCTGATCCTGGAGATCGTCAAGCCCGGCACCGGCGATCCCGTTGCGCCGGGCGACGTCGGCGAGATCGTCGTGACGTCGCTCGACCCGCATCATCCCTGGATCCGGCTCGCCCTCGGCGACCTCACCGCAGCACTGCCGGGCGTGAGCCGCTGCGGGCGCACCAATCTGCGCATCAAAGGCTGGATGGGCCGGGCCGACCAGACCACCAAGGTCAAGGGCATGTTCGTCCGTCCCGAGCAGATCGTCGAGATCGGCAAGCGCCATTCCGCGCTAGGAAGACTGCGCCTCGTCGTCACGCGCCGGGGCGAGAGCGACGCGATGACGTTGAGAGCGGAAACGCCGGCTGCGAGCGATGCGTTGCGCGAAGAGGTTGCGGCCAGCTTGCGCGCCGTGACGAAACTCGGCGGCAATGTCGAGCTGGTCGGCCCAGGCGTGCTGCCGAACGATGGCAAGATGATCGCGGACGAGCGCTGA